A genome region from Setaria italica strain Yugu1 chromosome III, Setaria_italica_v2.0, whole genome shotgun sequence includes the following:
- the LOC101764985 gene encoding uncharacterized protein LOC101764985, which yields MSLVQFIDINIAGYHHARPGPARIFGFIAARDEIEPLRNYVYRRQISNCESVPVKRNTGVARLSLTSPARVISMVARALIEFELYVRTKDRPEDEPKDDCLIEGCTEFTNLISSVSYVEHRRLYGNNCALDVKFAVLINAVEARIDVEVLRLGDIASGINLKVYAKTSGFREVIRLFEDAAPKPGAVMSFVVAVETHNYLDLYIEGSPGNNPVLGQKEEQVSRSWWKCSFGSSYHCMEEEVAELGNFGEVSVKVNWKSYTKRES from the exons ATGTCTTTGGTTCAGTTCATTGATATTAATATTGCTGGATATCATCATGCTCGGCCTGGACCTGCTAGGATCTTTGGTTTCATTGCGGCACGAGATGAAATTGAGCCCTTGCGCAATTATGTCTATAGGCGTCAGATTAGCAATTGTGAATCTGTACCTGTGAAGCGAAACACG GGCGTGGCACGTTTGTCACTGACCAGCCCAGCTCGAGTCATTTCAATGGTAGCCCGCGCATTGATCGAATTTGAGCTCTATGTCCGGACCAAGGACCGACCTGAAGATGAGCCCAAAGATGATTGCCTCATCGAGGGATGCACGGAGTTCACCAACTTGATTTCCTCAGTTTCATACGTTGAACACCGTCGCCTGTACGGCAACAACTGTGCATTGGATGTCAAGTTTGCGGTGTTGATCAATGCAGTGGAGGCCCGCATTGACGTTGAGGTCCTCCGCCTGGGTGACATTGCCAGTGGTATCAACCTGAAGGTATATGCCAAGACTAGTGGCTTCAGGGAGGTGATCCGACTCTTTGAAGATGCTGCTCCGAAGCCGGGTGCTGTGATGAGCTTTGTTGTTGCGGTGGAGACTCACAACTACCTTGATCTCTACATCGAAGGGTCTCCTGGAAACAATCCTGTCCTTGGGCAAAAGGAGGAGCAAGTGTCGCGCTCTTGGTGGAAGTGCAGCTTTGGCTCTAGTTATCACTGTATGGAAGAAGAAGTGGCAGAGCTGGGGAATTTTGGAGAAGTTTCAGTGAAGGTCAACTGGAAATCCTATACAAAGAGGGAATCCTGA